Proteins encoded together in one Nocardioides marinisabuli window:
- the treZ gene encoding malto-oligosyltrehalose trehalohydrolase, giving the protein MVSTAHGRGRFDVWAPRPERVRLLVDGRTVPMRHGDDGWWSPGGPVPDGEVDYGYLLDDDPDPRPDPRSRRQPAGVHGLSRTYDPSAFAWTDRAWTGRQLAGSVIYEMHVGTFTPEGTLDAALGRLDHLVDLGVDLVEVMPVNAFNGTHNWGYDGVAWFAVAESYGGPEAYQRFVDGCHAAGLGVIQDVVHNHLGPSGNYLPLYAPYLKDGRNTWGDLVNLDGEGSAEVRRYILDNVATWLRDYHVDGLRLDAVHALSDDSEVHLLEEMAVEVAALSAHQRRPLTLVAESDLNDPVMIRPREAGGRGLDAQWSDDYHHAVHVALSGETTGYYADFEPLTALKKVVERGFFHDGTFSSFRGRDHGVPIDTDHTATWRLVVANQNHDQVGNRAVGDRLSDPSPGHLDDDQLGCAAMLTLLGPFTPMLFQGEEWAASTPFQFFTSHPEPELGTATAEGRIAEFEQMGWDPEVVPDPQDPATFERSKLDWSELEHGRHARLLELYRSLGRLRRTWPELTDPSFTATTCDVDEAARLVVLHRGRLQVVLNLGERPLEVHTGPGEVLVATASGAELDADGLLVLPGHAGAVVHVSPA; this is encoded by the coding sequence ATGGTCTCGACAGCCCACGGCCGCGGCCGCTTCGACGTCTGGGCGCCGCGCCCCGAGCGGGTGCGGCTGCTGGTCGACGGCCGGACCGTGCCGATGCGGCACGGCGACGACGGCTGGTGGTCGCCCGGCGGGCCGGTCCCCGACGGCGAGGTCGACTACGGCTACCTGCTCGACGACGACCCCGACCCGCGGCCCGACCCGCGCTCGCGCCGCCAGCCCGCCGGGGTCCACGGGCTCTCGCGCACCTACGACCCGTCGGCCTTCGCCTGGACCGACCGGGCGTGGACCGGTCGCCAGCTGGCCGGGTCGGTGATCTACGAGATGCACGTGGGCACCTTCACCCCCGAGGGCACCCTCGACGCCGCCCTCGGACGCCTCGACCACCTCGTCGACCTGGGCGTCGACCTGGTCGAGGTGATGCCGGTCAACGCCTTCAACGGCACCCACAACTGGGGCTACGACGGCGTCGCCTGGTTCGCGGTCGCCGAGTCGTACGGCGGCCCCGAGGCCTACCAGCGCTTCGTGGACGGCTGCCACGCGGCCGGCCTTGGTGTCATCCAGGACGTGGTGCACAACCACCTCGGCCCCTCGGGCAACTACCTGCCGCTCTACGCGCCGTACCTCAAGGACGGCCGCAACACCTGGGGCGACCTGGTCAACCTCGACGGCGAGGGCTCGGCCGAGGTGCGCCGCTACATCCTCGACAACGTCGCGACGTGGCTGCGCGACTACCACGTCGACGGGCTGCGGCTCGACGCCGTGCATGCGCTCTCCGACGACTCCGAGGTGCACCTGCTCGAGGAGATGGCCGTCGAGGTCGCGGCCCTGTCGGCCCACCAGCGGCGTCCGCTGACGCTGGTCGCGGAGTCCGACCTCAACGACCCGGTGATGATCCGGCCCCGCGAGGCCGGTGGCCGCGGGCTCGACGCCCAGTGGAGCGACGACTACCACCACGCCGTGCACGTGGCGCTGAGCGGTGAGACGACCGGCTACTACGCCGACTTCGAGCCGCTCACCGCGCTGAAGAAGGTCGTGGAGCGCGGCTTCTTCCACGACGGCACCTTCAGCTCCTTCCGCGGCCGTGACCACGGGGTGCCGATCGACACCGACCACACCGCCACCTGGCGGCTCGTGGTGGCCAACCAGAACCACGACCAGGTCGGCAACCGGGCGGTCGGCGACCGGCTCAGCGACCCCTCGCCCGGCCACCTCGACGACGACCAGCTCGGCTGCGCGGCGATGCTGACGCTGCTGGGCCCGTTCACCCCGATGCTCTTCCAGGGCGAGGAGTGGGCGGCCTCGACACCGTTCCAGTTCTTCACCAGCCACCCCGAGCCCGAGCTCGGCACCGCCACGGCCGAGGGCCGGATCGCGGAGTTCGAGCAGATGGGCTGGGACCCCGAGGTCGTGCCCGACCCGCAGGACCCGGCCACCTTCGAGCGCTCCAAGCTCGACTGGAGCGAGCTCGAGCACGGTCGTCACGCCCGGCTGCTCGAGCTCTACCGCTCCCTGGGCCGGCTGCGCCGCACCTGGCCCGAGCTGACCGACCCGTCCTTCACGGCCACCACCTGCGACGTCGACGAGGCAGCCCGGCTCGTGGTGCTGCACCGCGGGCGGCTGCAGGTCGTGCTCAACCTCGGCGAGCGCCCGCTCGAGGTGCACACCGGGCCCGGCGAGGTGCTGGTCGCCACCGCCTCCGGCGCCGAGCTCGACGCGGACGGGCTGCTGGTGCTGCCCGGCCACGCCGGGGCCGTCGTCCACGTGTCGCCGGCTTAG
- the thpR gene encoding RNA 2',3'-cyclic phosphodiesterase gives MRLFAALVPPPEAVEHLDAFLEVRRSAAGFRWSAAEHLHVTLAFYGDVEEWRLDELVERLRTAAARRTPLAARVAGGGAFPDPAAARVLWAGLEVEPAGELDRLAEGCRTAGGGQRRRVDGQRFRPHVTLARLGRPAHVEDWVRLLDGYRGPEWRAETVALVASHLGEGPRRRPRHELLEHIGVGPGA, from the coding sequence GTGCGACTGTTCGCTGCGCTGGTGCCGCCGCCGGAGGCGGTGGAGCACCTCGACGCGTTCCTGGAGGTGCGCCGCAGCGCCGCCGGGTTCCGCTGGAGCGCGGCCGAGCACCTGCACGTGACGCTGGCCTTCTACGGCGACGTCGAGGAGTGGCGCCTCGACGAGCTGGTCGAGCGGCTGCGCACCGCGGCCGCTCGTCGTACGCCGCTCGCCGCCCGGGTCGCGGGTGGGGGCGCCTTCCCCGACCCCGCCGCCGCGCGGGTGCTCTGGGCCGGGCTCGAGGTCGAGCCGGCCGGCGAGCTCGACCGGTTGGCCGAGGGCTGCCGCACCGCGGGTGGCGGTCAGCGGCGCCGGGTCGACGGGCAGCGGTTCCGCCCGCACGTGACGCTCGCCCGCCTGGGGCGCCCGGCCCACGTCGAGGACTGGGTGCGGCTGCTCGACGGCTACCGCGGACCGGAGTGGCGCGCCGAGACCGTGGCCCTGGTCGCCTCCCACCTCGGCGAGGGGCCGCGGCGCCGCCCCCGCCACGAGCTGCTCGAACACATCGGGGTCGGCCCCGGCGCGTGA
- the treY gene encoding malto-oligosyltrehalose synthase, with protein sequence MGGSGPTRRPVSTYRFQVSADLDLHEVARRLEYVHGLGVDWVYLSPLLAAEPGSSHGYDVVAHDHLDESRGGAEGLAAVSAEARRRGLGVLVDIVPNHVGVATPSEDPWWWEVLRDGRDAEHAGAFDIDWDTADQRLRIPVVGDDDLLPDGQVDHLRLVEGGRGLELHYWDQAFPVADGTASGVDDDPQAVHARQHYELVDWHRADDALNYRRFFAVNTLAAVRVEEPEVFDETHVEIRRWFTEGLVDGLRVDHPDGLRDPKGYLEDLAELTGSAYTLVEKILEPGEALPTSWATDGTTGYDALAWVDRVLTDPAGQAPLDALEARLRGLPAGEVVDYPGMVHDLKREVADGILHSEVRRIVRDLRRDVPERVPSSTADAVAELMACFPVYRSYLPEGSEHVDEAFAAARERRPDLAATLDTIEPWLRDPSLDACRRFQQTSGMVMAKGVEDCAFYRYSRLTSLNEVGGDPHEFSLGVDGLHEHLAARQRDWPHAMTTLSTHDTKRGEDVRARITVLAEVPQRWEETLDRLLALAPLPDPGFGSLLWQAVLGAWGSDPDDVLRERLHGYAMKAMREAGDRTTWTEPDETYEAAVHAAVDAAFDDQEVRGDLEGLLAEVVDAGWSNALAAKALAITMPGVPDVYQGSELWEQSLVDPDNRRPVDLDLRARLLAEIDAGQRPPAPSGVDDPGTAKLHVTATALRLRRDRAELFTGYAPVAASGEAADHVVAFDRGGAVSVATRLPLGLAARGGWGGTRLALPPGTWRDALTGEVTDGDLATLLATYPVALLVQED encoded by the coding sequence GTGGGCGGCTCCGGGCCCACGCGTCGACCGGTCTCGACGTACCGCTTCCAGGTCAGCGCCGACCTCGACCTGCACGAGGTCGCGCGCCGGCTGGAGTACGTGCACGGGCTGGGCGTCGACTGGGTCTACCTCTCCCCGCTGCTGGCCGCCGAGCCCGGCAGCAGCCACGGGTACGACGTCGTGGCCCACGACCACCTCGACGAGTCGCGGGGCGGGGCCGAGGGCCTGGCCGCCGTGAGCGCCGAGGCCCGGCGCCGGGGGCTGGGCGTGCTCGTCGACATCGTGCCCAACCACGTCGGGGTCGCGACACCGAGCGAGGACCCCTGGTGGTGGGAGGTGCTGCGCGACGGCCGCGACGCCGAGCACGCGGGTGCCTTCGACATCGACTGGGACACCGCCGACCAGCGGCTGCGGATCCCCGTCGTCGGCGACGACGACCTGCTGCCCGACGGGCAGGTCGACCACCTGCGCCTCGTCGAGGGCGGGCGCGGCCTCGAGCTGCACTACTGGGACCAGGCCTTCCCCGTGGCCGACGGCACCGCCTCGGGCGTCGACGACGACCCGCAGGCCGTGCACGCGCGCCAGCACTACGAGCTCGTCGACTGGCACCGCGCCGACGACGCGCTCAACTACCGCCGCTTCTTCGCCGTCAACACCCTCGCCGCGGTGCGGGTCGAGGAGCCCGAGGTCTTCGACGAGACCCACGTCGAGATCCGCCGCTGGTTCACCGAGGGGCTCGTCGACGGGCTGCGCGTGGACCACCCCGACGGCCTGCGCGACCCGAAGGGCTACCTCGAGGACCTCGCCGAGCTGACCGGGTCGGCGTACACGCTGGTGGAGAAGATCCTCGAGCCCGGCGAGGCGCTGCCGACGAGCTGGGCCACCGACGGCACCACCGGGTACGACGCCCTGGCCTGGGTCGACCGGGTGCTCACCGACCCGGCCGGGCAGGCGCCGCTCGACGCGCTCGAGGCACGGCTGCGGGGGCTGCCCGCGGGCGAGGTCGTCGACTACCCGGGGATGGTGCACGACCTCAAGCGCGAGGTGGCCGACGGGATCCTGCACAGCGAGGTGCGCCGCATCGTGCGCGACCTGCGCCGCGACGTGCCCGAGCGGGTGCCCTCGAGCACCGCCGACGCCGTCGCCGAGCTGATGGCCTGCTTCCCGGTCTACCGCTCCTACCTCCCCGAGGGCTCCGAGCACGTCGACGAGGCGTTCGCCGCGGCCCGCGAGCGCCGGCCCGACCTCGCGGCCACCCTCGACACCATCGAGCCGTGGCTGCGCGACCCCTCGCTCGACGCCTGCCGCCGCTTCCAGCAGACCAGCGGGATGGTGATGGCCAAGGGTGTCGAGGACTGCGCGTTCTACCGCTACTCGCGCCTGACCTCGCTCAACGAGGTCGGCGGCGACCCGCACGAGTTCTCGCTCGGGGTCGACGGGCTGCACGAGCACCTGGCGGCGCGCCAGCGCGACTGGCCGCACGCCATGACCACGCTCTCGACCCACGACACCAAGCGCGGCGAGGACGTGCGCGCCCGCATCACCGTGCTCGCCGAGGTGCCGCAGCGCTGGGAGGAGACCCTCGACCGGCTGCTCGCGCTGGCGCCGCTGCCCGACCCGGGCTTCGGGTCCCTGCTGTGGCAGGCCGTGCTCGGTGCCTGGGGCTCCGACCCCGACGACGTGCTGCGCGAGCGGCTGCACGGCTACGCGATGAAGGCGATGCGCGAGGCCGGCGACCGCACCACCTGGACCGAGCCCGACGAGACGTACGAGGCGGCCGTGCACGCCGCCGTTGACGCGGCCTTCGACGACCAGGAGGTCCGCGGCGACCTCGAGGGCCTGCTGGCCGAGGTCGTCGACGCGGGCTGGTCCAACGCGCTGGCCGCCAAGGCGCTGGCGATCACCATGCCGGGCGTGCCCGACGTCTACCAGGGCTCCGAGCTGTGGGAGCAGTCGCTGGTCGACCCCGACAACCGGCGCCCCGTCGACCTCGACCTGCGCGCCCGGCTGCTCGCCGAGATCGACGCGGGGCAGCGACCGCCCGCCCCGTCGGGCGTCGACGACCCCGGCACCGCCAAGCTCCACGTCACCGCCACCGCGCTGCGGCTGCGCCGCGACCGGGCCGAGCTGTTCACCGGCTACGCGCCGGTGGCCGCCTCCGGCGAGGCCGCCGACCACGTGGTCGCCTTCGACCGCGGCGGGGCCGTGAGCGTCGCGACCCGGCTCCCGCTGGGGCTCGCGGCCCGGGGCGGCTGGGGCGGCACCCGGCTCGCCCTGCCGCCCGGCACCTGGCGCGACGCCCTGACCGGCGAGGTCACCGACGGCGACCTCGCCACGCTGCTGGCGACCTACCCGGTCGCCCTGCTCGTCCAGGAGGACTGA
- the glgX gene encoding glycogen debranching protein GlgX translates to METWPGTAYPLGATFDGSGTNFALFSEVADSVVLCLFDEDPEAPDGPLLETCVELQEVDAHVWHCYLPTVQPGQRYGYRVHGPWDPDQGLRCNPNKLLLDPYAKATWREIDWDPSLFAYTFGEEDSRNDDDSAAHMTLGVVINPFFDWEGDRRPRVDYNDTVVYEAHVKGLTQLHPDVPEELRGTYAGVAHPAVVEHLKKLGVTAVELMPVHQFIQDNTLLEKGLRNYWGYNTLGFFAPHADYSASAHAGVGRGQQVQEFKAMVKELHAAGIEVILDVVYNHTAEGNHLGPTLSMKGIDNQAYYRLVEDDPRYYMDYTGTGNTLNVRHPHSLQLIMDSLRYWVTEMHVDGFRFDLASALAREFYEVDRLATFFELVQQDPVVSQVKLIAEPWDVGPGGYQVGGFPPQWTEWNGAYRDTVRDFWRGEPSLGEFASRLSGSSDLYEHSGRRPFASINFVTAHDGFTLRDLVSYNEKHNEANGEDNNDGESHNRSWNHGAEGPTDDPAVLELRARAQRNFITTLLLSQGVPMLLHGDEAGRTQDGNNNTYAQDSEIAWMHWDRLDTPLVEFTAAVSRLRAEHPTFRRKRFFTGHTVRTGPEGAERLNDIVWLHPEGRPMEDEDWEGDDRVLGMYLNGHGIAGRDPRGQVIEDDHFLLYFNAADFDVEVTLPPEEYAARWQVAINTAGNGDRPEPIEPASTLTMASRSVLVLQEHSEPETDVDHSVAASIAAHSTTRSQTATGAAPEDA, encoded by the coding sequence ATGGAGACCTGGCCCGGCACCGCCTACCCGCTCGGCGCGACGTTCGACGGGAGCGGCACCAACTTCGCGCTCTTCAGCGAGGTGGCCGACAGCGTCGTGCTCTGCCTCTTCGACGAGGACCCCGAGGCCCCCGACGGCCCCCTGCTCGAGACCTGCGTGGAGCTGCAGGAGGTCGACGCCCACGTCTGGCACTGCTACCTGCCGACCGTCCAGCCGGGCCAGCGCTACGGCTACCGCGTGCACGGGCCGTGGGACCCCGACCAGGGCCTGCGCTGCAACCCCAACAAGCTGCTGCTCGACCCCTACGCCAAGGCCACGTGGCGCGAGATCGACTGGGACCCCAGCCTCTTCGCCTACACCTTCGGCGAGGAGGACTCGCGCAACGACGACGACTCCGCGGCCCACATGACCCTCGGCGTGGTCATCAACCCGTTCTTCGACTGGGAGGGCGACCGCCGCCCGCGCGTCGACTACAACGACACGGTCGTCTACGAGGCCCACGTCAAGGGCCTGACCCAGCTGCACCCCGACGTGCCCGAGGAGCTGCGCGGCACGTACGCCGGCGTCGCGCACCCGGCCGTCGTGGAGCACCTCAAGAAGCTCGGGGTGACGGCCGTCGAGCTGATGCCGGTGCACCAGTTCATCCAGGACAACACGCTGCTCGAGAAGGGCCTGCGCAACTACTGGGGCTACAACACCCTGGGCTTCTTCGCCCCGCACGCCGACTACTCGGCCTCCGCGCACGCCGGGGTCGGTCGCGGCCAGCAGGTCCAGGAGTTCAAGGCGATGGTCAAGGAGCTGCACGCGGCGGGCATCGAGGTGATCCTCGACGTGGTCTACAACCACACCGCCGAGGGCAACCACCTGGGCCCGACCCTGAGCATGAAGGGCATCGACAACCAGGCCTACTACCGCCTCGTCGAGGACGACCCGCGCTACTACATGGACTACACCGGCACCGGGAACACGCTCAACGTGCGCCACCCGCACTCGCTGCAGCTGATCATGGACTCGCTGCGCTACTGGGTCACCGAGATGCACGTCGACGGCTTCCGCTTCGACCTGGCCTCGGCGCTGGCGCGCGAGTTCTACGAGGTCGACCGGCTCGCGACGTTCTTCGAGCTCGTGCAGCAGGACCCGGTGGTCAGCCAGGTCAAGCTCATCGCCGAGCCCTGGGACGTCGGGCCCGGCGGCTACCAGGTCGGCGGCTTCCCGCCGCAGTGGACCGAGTGGAACGGCGCCTACCGCGACACGGTGCGCGACTTCTGGCGCGGCGAGCCCTCGCTCGGCGAGTTCGCCAGCCGGCTCTCCGGCTCCTCCGACCTCTACGAGCACTCCGGGCGCCGCCCGTTCGCCAGCATCAACTTCGTCACCGCCCACGACGGGTTCACCCTGCGCGACCTGGTCTCCTACAACGAGAAGCACAACGAGGCCAACGGCGAGGACAACAACGACGGCGAGAGCCACAACCGCTCGTGGAACCACGGCGCGGAGGGCCCCACCGACGACCCCGCCGTGCTCGAGCTGCGCGCCCGCGCCCAGCGCAACTTCATCACCACGCTGCTGCTGAGCCAGGGCGTGCCGATGCTGCTGCACGGCGACGAGGCCGGGCGCACCCAGGACGGCAACAACAACACCTACGCCCAGGACTCCGAGATCGCCTGGATGCACTGGGACCGCCTCGACACCCCGCTGGTGGAGTTCACCGCCGCGGTCTCGCGGCTGCGCGCCGAGCACCCGACGTTCCGCCGCAAGCGGTTCTTCACCGGCCACACCGTGCGCACCGGCCCCGAGGGCGCCGAGCGCCTCAACGACATCGTGTGGCTGCACCCCGAGGGCCGCCCGATGGAGGACGAGGACTGGGAGGGCGACGACCGGGTGCTGGGCATGTACCTCAACGGCCACGGCATCGCCGGGCGCGACCCGCGCGGGCAGGTCATCGAGGACGACCACTTCCTGCTCTACTTCAACGCAGCCGACTTCGACGTCGAGGTGACCCTGCCGCCCGAGGAGTACGCCGCGCGCTGGCAGGTCGCCATCAACACCGCGGGCAACGGCGACCGGCCCGAGCCGATCGAGCCGGCCAGCACCCTGACGATGGCCTCGCGCAGCGTGCTGGTGCTGCAGGAGCACTCCGAGCCCGAGACCGACGTGGACCACTCGGTGGCCGCCTCGATCGCGGCCCACTCCACCACCCGGTCGCAGACCGCGACCGGCGCGGCCCCCGAGGACGCCTGA
- a CDS encoding acyl-CoA dehydrogenase family protein — MKRSIYDEDHEAFRASVREFLERSVIPDVEQHAADKALPREFWLEAGKQGFLGLEIPEEYGGAGAEDYRFNAVAAEELNKVNAALGSCWGIHADITAPYIVELGTEEQKQRWLPGVAAGEILLAIGMTEPSGGSDLAALKTTAVRDGDQWVINGSKTFITNGYSADLVITAVRTDPEKGARGITLFAIPSDAPGFSRGRKLDKVGQDESDTAELFFENVRLGDDHVLGELGGGFIAMMQKLPQERLGCAISNVAHAKQILVETLQYTKDRKAFGQSIGQFQHNKFLLAEQFTAIEVAEAYVDQCVVAHDKGELTPVDAAKAKWWTSQVQNDVLDHCVQLHGGYGFMNEYRVARAWRDARVSKIWAGSNEIMKELIGRDLGL; from the coding sequence ATGAAGCGGAGCATCTACGACGAGGACCACGAGGCCTTCCGCGCATCAGTGCGCGAGTTCCTGGAGCGTTCGGTCATCCCGGACGTCGAGCAGCACGCGGCCGACAAGGCCCTGCCGCGCGAGTTCTGGCTCGAGGCCGGCAAGCAGGGCTTCCTGGGCCTGGAGATCCCCGAGGAGTACGGCGGCGCCGGCGCCGAGGACTACCGCTTCAACGCGGTGGCGGCCGAGGAGCTCAACAAGGTCAACGCCGCGCTGGGCTCGTGCTGGGGCATCCACGCCGACATCACGGCGCCGTACATCGTCGAGCTCGGCACCGAGGAGCAGAAGCAGCGCTGGCTGCCCGGCGTGGCGGCCGGCGAGATCCTGCTGGCCATCGGCATGACCGAGCCCTCCGGCGGCTCCGACCTGGCCGCGCTGAAGACCACCGCCGTGCGCGACGGCGACCAGTGGGTCATCAACGGCTCGAAGACCTTCATCACCAACGGCTACTCCGCCGACCTGGTGATCACCGCCGTGCGCACCGACCCCGAGAAGGGCGCGCGCGGCATCACCCTCTTCGCGATCCCCTCCGACGCGCCCGGCTTCAGCCGCGGCCGCAAGCTCGACAAGGTCGGCCAGGACGAGTCCGACACCGCCGAGCTGTTCTTCGAGAACGTCCGCCTCGGCGACGACCACGTGCTCGGCGAGCTCGGCGGCGGCTTCATCGCGATGATGCAGAAGCTCCCGCAGGAGCGCCTGGGCTGCGCCATCTCCAACGTCGCGCACGCCAAGCAGATCCTCGTCGAGACGCTGCAGTACACCAAGGACCGCAAGGCCTTCGGCCAGTCCATCGGGCAGTTCCAGCACAACAAGTTCCTGCTGGCTGAGCAGTTCACGGCCATCGAGGTCGCCGAGGCGTACGTCGACCAGTGCGTGGTGGCCCACGACAAGGGCGAGCTGACCCCCGTCGACGCGGCGAAGGCCAAGTGGTGGACCAGCCAGGTGCAGAACGACGTGCTCGACCACTGCGTGCAGCTGCACGGCGGCTACGGCTTCATGAACGAGTACCGCGTGGCCCGCGCCTGGCGCGACGCCCGCGTCTCGAAGATCTGGGCGGGCTCCAACGAGATCATGAAGGAGCTCATCGGCCGCGACCTGGGGCTGTGA
- a CDS encoding NAD(P) transhydrogenase subunit alpha: MSEGVVWLTIFVLSVFVGIEVISKVSSTLHTPLMSGANAIHGIILLGAVIVTGSTDSTVALVVGLVAIVLAAINMVGGFVVTDRMLQMFSRRKPRAASSERTER, encoded by the coding sequence ATGAGCGAGGGCGTGGTCTGGCTGACCATCTTCGTGCTCAGCGTCTTCGTGGGCATCGAGGTCATCTCGAAGGTGTCCTCGACGCTGCACACACCGCTGATGTCGGGCGCCAACGCGATCCACGGGATCATCCTGCTCGGCGCCGTCATCGTCACGGGCAGCACCGACTCGACCGTCGCCCTGGTCGTGGGGCTGGTCGCGATCGTGCTGGCCGCCATCAACATGGTCGGCGGTTTCGTGGTCACCGACCGGATGCTGCAGATGTTCTCGCGCCGCAAGCCGCGGGCCGCGTCCTCCGAGCGGACGGAGCGCTGA
- a CDS encoding NAD(P) transhydrogenase subunit alpha, translated as MRVAVVRETREAEARVALVPELVAKLTAVGHTVAVETGAGLGALADDAAYAEAGASVVDDPLADAELVLSVQPLDREAARRLPEHAVTVSFLPTALETDLVRDLRDLGITSLAMELVPRISRAQSMDALSSQSLVAGYRCAVVCAGLLRRFFPLNMTAAGTVPPAEVVVLGAGVAGLQAIATAKRLGAVVKAYDVRAAAAEEIRSMGAQAIELDLPTLEGAGGYAREMGEERARLQRELLAPYVANADGLITTAAVPGRTAPVLVTRAMVEQMRPGSVVVDLAADSGGNVEGVVAGEVVRIGQAQVWGGRNVPAQMPGPASRLYAQNVVNLVALLAPEGELVLDLDDEILAGACVTHAGVIRHEPTRVLLEGPAEGGGA; from the coding sequence GTGAGAGTCGCAGTCGTGCGCGAGACCCGCGAGGCCGAGGCCCGGGTCGCGCTGGTGCCCGAGCTGGTCGCCAAGCTCACCGCCGTGGGCCACACGGTCGCCGTCGAGACCGGCGCCGGGCTGGGCGCCCTCGCCGACGACGCGGCGTACGCCGAGGCGGGCGCGAGCGTCGTCGACGACCCGCTCGCCGACGCCGAGCTGGTGCTCTCGGTGCAGCCGCTGGACCGGGAGGCCGCCCGGCGGCTGCCGGAGCACGCGGTGACGGTCTCGTTCCTGCCGACCGCGCTCGAGACCGACCTGGTGCGCGACCTGCGCGACCTCGGCATCACCAGCCTGGCCATGGAGCTGGTGCCGCGCATCTCGCGCGCGCAGTCGATGGACGCGCTGTCGTCGCAGTCGCTGGTGGCCGGCTACCGCTGCGCGGTCGTCTGCGCCGGGCTGCTGCGCCGCTTCTTCCCCCTCAACATGACCGCCGCGGGCACCGTGCCGCCCGCCGAGGTCGTCGTCCTCGGCGCCGGGGTCGCCGGGCTGCAGGCGATCGCGACCGCCAAGCGCCTCGGCGCCGTCGTCAAGGCCTACGACGTGCGCGCGGCCGCCGCCGAGGAGATCCGCTCGATGGGCGCCCAGGCCATCGAGCTCGACCTGCCGACCCTCGAGGGCGCCGGCGGCTACGCCCGCGAGATGGGCGAGGAGCGGGCCCGGCTCCAGCGCGAGCTCCTGGCGCCGTACGTCGCCAACGCCGACGGGCTGATCACCACCGCGGCGGTGCCGGGCCGCACCGCGCCGGTGCTGGTGACCCGGGCGATGGTCGAGCAGATGCGCCCCGGGTCGGTCGTCGTCGACCTGGCCGCCGACTCCGGCGGCAACGTCGAGGGCGTCGTGGCCGGTGAGGTGGTGCGCATCGGCCAGGCGCAGGTCTGGGGCGGTCGCAACGTGCCGGCGCAGATGCCGGGGCCGGCCTCGCGGCTCTACGCCCAGAACGTGGTCAACCTGGTCGCGCTGCTGGCGCCCGAGGGCGAGCTGGTCCTCGACCTCGACGACGAGATCCTGGCCGGGGCCTGCGTGACCCACGCCGGCGTCATCCGGCACGAGCCGACCCGGGTGCTCCTCGAGGGCCCGGCGGAAGGGGGTGGCGCATGA
- a CDS encoding VIT1/CCC1 transporter family protein: MTSDLERAPIDVGPHDDEPHGEGINSRLNWLRAAVLGANDGIVSTAGVVVGVAGATTDRNAILIAGVAAVVAGALSMGAGEYVSVSTQSDSERALLDKERRELEEEPEEELAELAAIYVGKGLDEDLALQVARQLTEHDALGAHAEAELGIDPDDLTSPWHAAWASMLSFTLGALLPLLTILFVVADLRVGVTMGAVALALALTGYASAKLGYGPPGRAVLRNVGGGLFAMAVTFLIGTLLGTQVG; encoded by the coding sequence ATGACCTCCGACCTCGAGCGCGCCCCGATCGACGTCGGCCCGCACGACGACGAGCCGCACGGCGAGGGCATCAACTCGAGGCTCAACTGGCTGCGCGCCGCCGTGCTCGGCGCCAACGACGGCATCGTGTCGACGGCCGGCGTGGTGGTCGGCGTGGCCGGCGCGACCACCGACCGCAACGCGATCCTCATCGCCGGCGTCGCCGCGGTCGTCGCGGGGGCGCTGAGCATGGGTGCCGGCGAGTACGTCTCGGTGAGCACCCAGAGCGACTCCGAGCGCGCGCTGCTCGACAAGGAGCGCCGCGAGCTCGAGGAGGAGCCCGAGGAGGAGCTGGCCGAGCTGGCCGCGATCTACGTCGGCAAGGGCCTCGACGAGGACCTCGCCCTGCAGGTGGCCCGCCAGCTCACCGAGCACGACGCCCTCGGGGCGCACGCCGAGGCCGAGCTCGGCATCGACCCCGACGACCTGACCAGCCCCTGGCACGCCGCCTGGGCCTCGATGCTCTCCTTCACCCTCGGCGCCCTGCTCCCGCTGCTCACGATCCTCTTCGTGGTCGCCGACCTCCGGGTCGGGGTCACCATGGGCGCGGTCGCCCTGGCCCTGGCCCTCACCGGCTACGCCAGCGCCAAGCTCGGCTACGGACCCCCCGGCCGCGCCGTGCTGCGCAACGTCGGCGGCGGTCTCTTCGCCATGGCCGTCACCTTCCTCATCGGCACCCTGCTCGGCACCCAGGTCGGCTGA